A single window of Plutella xylostella chromosome 25, ilPluXylo3.1, whole genome shotgun sequence DNA harbors:
- the LOC105393629 gene encoding nose resistant to fluoxetine protein 6-like, which produces MKLFFLCYIVLLSCVAISNGYVTVTKPAHLPPPSPLQPPTTSPSPQTNDDQNGNFTLVIEIIAAVKQQHWLKDEQECLDQTMRMLEGVRNYTLWATWAYESMNIQPVGQLFGSRHHLGNFDECVDMPWAEQHPGLQTQYCLADVQLEVGPRMKINGKVNPYWSTKEFMTQRIRYFRPVDSFVWGLCLPAACSAASAQKFASAILETSQYALRGVRVNLTIDNCQKPGETAEYWSDWPFLGFMAFTSSLMMVSLVCTWHSVTRGHDPDSYKSYIIRAFCMVTNSKSLTRRSEDGLRVLYGVRFLSIMLVVLGHQILYSNISPISNGWTADKEVDSALAFLFIHDDLVVDTFFWMSGLLVMRTFLYFKRLPNVFAVIIKRYIRLAPGLGVVLWYICSALKYTGSGPLWPSYTRMETGYCQKNWWTNMLMVNNFVDTANMCYLNTWYIPNDFQMFLIAVVLFWICCLCKMAGKLLLVAVTIASVVTPATITYYYNLTPLQLMSFDEQQMSRKGGQLEVFYIKVYNRFGAYLVGLATGYIFATFKPTVEKNRVSKTTAISGAASGLVLMLAVLLSGAKLHQDGWGAVEAALYAALNRPAWCLGLALVVLSCAYGSVQYA; this is translated from the exons ATGAAGTTATTTTTTCTGTGTTATATTGTGCTTTTGAGCTGTGTTG CCATTTCCAACGGATACGTAACAGTTACGAAACCCGCACATTTACCCCCACCGAGCCCGCTGCAGCCGCCAACCACTTCACCATCACCACAAACAAATGACGATCAAAATGGCAATTTCACCCTTGTCATTGAAATAATCGCGGCGGTAAAGCAGCAGCACTGGTTGAAAGATGAACAGGAATGTCTAGACCAGACCATGAGGATGTTGGAGGGAGTTCGCAACTATACGCTTTGGGCCACATGGG CCTACGAATCCATGAACATCCAGCCAGTGGGCCAGCTCTTCGGCTCGCGGCACCACCTGGGCAACTTCGACGAGTGTGTGGACATGCCCTGGGCAGAGCAGCACCCGGGCCTGCAGACGCAGTACTGCCTCGCTGACGTCCAGTTGGAAGTCGGACCAAGGATGAAGATTAATGGGAAGGTCAATCCTTATTGGTCGACCAAGGAGTTTATGACG CAACGCATCCGCTACTTCCGTCCAGTGGACAGCTTCGTGTGGGGTCTGTGCCTCCCCGCCGCCTGCTCCGCTGCGTCAGCACAGAAGTTCGCTTCCGCCATCTTGGAAACCAGCCAGTACGCCCTGCGGGGAGTGAGGGTCAACCTGACCATAGACAACTGTCAGAAGCCGGGTGAAACGGCAGAGTATTGGAGCGACTGGCCGTTTTTGGGATTCAT GGCGTTTACTTCCTCTCTGATGATGGTGTCCTTGGTGTGTACGTGGCACAGCGTCACTAGGGGCCACGACCCTGACTCTTACA AGTCCTACATAATCCGAGCGTTCTGCATGGTGACAAACTCCAAGAGTCTGACGCGGCGCAGCGAGGACGGGCTGCGGGTGCTGTACGGGGTGCGCTTCCTCAGCATCATGCTGGTCGTGCTGGGCCACCAGATCCTCTACTCCAACATCAGCCCCATCAGCAACGGGTGGACTGCCGATAAG GAAGTGGATTCTGCTTTGGCCTTCTTGTTCATCCACGACGACCTGGTCGTGGACACGTTCTTCTGGATGTCTGGTCTCCTGGTCATGAGGACCTTCCTGTACTTCAAGCGACTGCCCAACGTATTCGCAGTTATCATTAAAAGATACATCAG ACTAGCCCCAGGCCTGGGCGTGGTACTCTGGTACATCTGCTCGGCGCTGAAGTACACGGGGTCTGGCCCACTGTGGCCCAGCTACACCCGCATGGAGACAGGGTACTGCCAAAAGAACTGGTGGACCAACATGCTCATGGTCAACAACTTTGTGGACACGGCCAATATG TGCTACCTCAACACCTGGTACATCCCGAATGACTTCCAGATGTTTCTGATAGCCGTGGTGTTGTTCTGGATCTGTTGTCTGTGCAAGATGGCGGGTAAACTGCTGTTGGTGGCTGTAACTATCGCCTCTGTTGTCACTCCAGCGACCATCACCTACTATTATAATCTGACTCCGCTGCAGCTTATGAGTTTTGA CGAACAACAGATGAGTAGGAAGGGTGGGCAGCTGGAAGTGTTCTACATCAAGGTCTACAACAGATTCGGGGCCTACCTGGTGGGATTAGCGACTGGGTACATCTTTGCCACCTTCAAGCCCACTGTGGAGAAAAATAGAGTCTCTAAG ACAACAGCCATATCCGGGGCAGCATCAGGCCTGGTCCTCATGCTGGCAGTCCTGCTGTCCGGGGCCAAGCTGCACCAGGACGGCTGGGGCGCGGTGGAGGCGGCGTTGTATGCTGCCCTGAACCGCCCCGCTTGGTGCCTGGGGTTAGCGCTGGTCGTGCTTAGCTGCGCTTATGGAAGTGTCC AGTATGCTTAA